Proteins encoded in a region of the Brevinematia bacterium genome:
- a CDS encoding S1 RNA-binding domain-containing protein — protein sequence MIEPFETFKGARIVEGKVVLIGEKDVFIDCGYKSEVSVPLQEFDSLPNLNDRVKIAIVETNHGLVGSRFVAARREKIEELNSKFNSGEPVTGKIVKVLYENQKVKDSNIKVLKGFLVDLGTNLKGFLPASQVELTRINTDPQLYLNKELVFKIVNKKEGQFVLSRKAVLMEEITKKREEFFARANVGDEVVGTVKKISEKYILLDIDGVTAFLSINDFSWKKVTDINSVVNLGDKITVKILEINKEKGRVRVGKKQIEKDPFEEFIKSHKESDVVQGKVILVRDKFAVVEIADGVRGIIFDTDLSWSRRPKSLEDKIEVGEIVKAKILSYDTEKRLVKLGIKQLTPDPWEDIDTRYRKGQVVRGRVNTITDNSVFVGIMEGVEGILKREEVSWKEEYPNLRKLYSRGQMVEALITRVDKKNRLLFLSVKRLEGNPWERFKEINPKGSIVDGIVKEIKDDRIIVDLGGEIEGFIMASQISFDRGVDHKERFKVGTPVTAMVMKVVPSEKIVELSIKALEKKQIEEAKKEFVVSEPGEVKKGTLADLLRVKGFSVAKKNTSETKKAKKATSSKE from the coding sequence ATGATAGAACCCTTTGAGACCTTTAAGGGAGCGAGGATAGTAGAAGGTAAAGTTGTGCTTATTGGTGAAAAAGATGTGTTTATTGACTGTGGATACAAATCCGAAGTTTCCGTTCCCTTGCAAGAATTTGACTCTCTACCAAATTTGAATGATAGGGTAAAAATTGCCATCGTTGAGACAAATCATGGACTAGTCGGCTCAAGGTTTGTTGCAGCTAGAAGAGAAAAAATTGAAGAACTAAATTCTAAATTTAACTCTGGTGAACCAGTTACTGGAAAAATCGTTAAGGTATTGTATGAAAATCAAAAAGTGAAGGATAGCAATATCAAGGTCTTGAAGGGGTTTCTCGTAGATCTCGGCACTAACCTAAAGGGCTTTCTTCCAGCTTCGCAAGTTGAGCTCACAAGAATAAATACCGATCCTCAGCTCTATCTCAACAAAGAATTAGTGTTCAAAATAGTTAATAAAAAAGAAGGTCAGTTTGTCCTGTCAAGAAAAGCGGTATTGATGGAGGAGATCACCAAAAAAAGGGAAGAATTCTTTGCCAGAGCTAATGTCGGCGATGAAGTTGTAGGCACTGTCAAAAAGATTTCAGAAAAGTATATACTTCTTGACATTGATGGAGTTACAGCATTTTTGTCCATAAATGACTTCTCATGGAAGAAGGTAACAGACATCAATAGTGTGGTAAACCTTGGTGACAAAATTACTGTTAAGATCTTAGAAATTAATAAGGAAAAAGGTAGAGTAAGGGTTGGTAAGAAACAGATAGAAAAGGATCCTTTTGAAGAATTTATCAAATCACACAAAGAATCTGATGTTGTTCAAGGAAAGGTTATTTTGGTTAGAGACAAATTCGCGGTAGTTGAAATAGCAGATGGAGTAAGAGGCATTATTTTTGACACAGATCTCTCTTGGAGTAGAAGACCTAAGTCTCTTGAGGACAAAATTGAGGTTGGAGAGATAGTCAAAGCCAAAATTCTTTCTTACGATACTGAGAAGAGACTAGTTAAGCTTGGAATAAAACAGCTAACACCAGATCCTTGGGAAGACATTGACACAAGATATAGAAAAGGGCAGGTCGTAAGAGGAAGAGTTAACACAATAACTGACAATTCCGTATTCGTAGGAATAATGGAAGGTGTTGAGGGAATACTAAAAAGGGAAGAAGTTTCTTGGAAGGAAGAGTATCCAAATTTGAGAAAGCTCTACTCACGAGGACAGATGGTGGAAGCTCTTATAACAAGAGTTGACAAAAAAAATAGACTGCTATTTCTCAGTGTAAAGAGGCTAGAAGGAAATCCTTGGGAGAGATTTAAGGAAATCAATCCTAAGGGAAGCATAGTTGACGGCATAGTCAAGGAAATAAAAGATGACAGAATAATAGTTGACTTAGGTGGTGAGATAGAGGGTTTCATTATGGCCTCACAAATCTCATTTGACAGAGGAGTGGATCATAAAGAAAGGTTTAAGGTCGGAACCCCCGTTACTGCAATGGTTATGAAAGTTGTACCATCCGAAAAGATAGTTGAGCTTAGCATAAAAGCCCTAGAGAAAAAACAAATAGAAGAAGCTAAAAAGGAATTCGTAGTTTCCGAGCCAGGAGAAGTTAAAAAAGGCACACTTGCGGATCTACTTAGAGTTAAAGGTTTCTCAGTAGCTAAAAAAAACACCTCTGAAACCAAAAAAGCTAAAAAAGCTACCTCTTCTAAGGAGTAA